In Synechococcus sp. CB0101, a genomic segment contains:
- a CDS encoding methyltransferase domain-containing protein, translating into MKDRPYIHGTSRREQERLIDQAELLSELLAANLDYQAGDQILEIGCGVGAVLGQIGKSHPDAQLHGIDISPDQIEAARLHLSGLGLDQVELAVGDGAALPWACASMDRVRLVWVVEHLQEPVAVLREALRVLRPGGTIHITETDYSSLRVSPPDPAIEAMLSAFVAHFNRHGHAHAGPALGPWLELAGFDQVRNTMVGIHHWCPSRRSHVEGFCRYLLAFIEPEHSALVAAAPNPSATALIQTGLERFARLGEQPEGAISISIYQAQGMKPTDQPAG; encoded by the coding sequence ATGAAGGATCGGCCCTACATCCATGGAACGAGTCGCCGCGAACAAGAGCGTCTGATTGATCAAGCAGAGCTGCTCTCCGAGCTACTGGCAGCGAACCTGGATTACCAGGCTGGCGACCAGATCCTCGAGATCGGCTGCGGTGTTGGTGCAGTGCTGGGGCAGATCGGCAAGAGCCACCCCGATGCCCAACTGCACGGGATCGACATCAGCCCCGACCAGATCGAGGCCGCGCGGCTGCACCTCAGCGGGCTGGGCCTGGATCAGGTGGAGCTTGCGGTGGGGGATGGCGCTGCGCTGCCTTGGGCATGCGCCTCGATGGATCGTGTGCGGTTGGTGTGGGTGGTGGAGCACCTCCAGGAGCCAGTGGCGGTGCTGCGTGAAGCCCTGCGGGTGCTGCGGCCAGGGGGCACGATTCACATCACCGAAACCGATTACTCCAGCCTGCGCGTTTCCCCGCCGGATCCCGCGATCGAGGCGATGCTCAGCGCCTTCGTTGCCCACTTCAACCGCCATGGCCATGCCCACGCCGGCCCGGCGCTGGGCCCCTGGCTGGAGCTGGCCGGCTTCGATCAGGTGCGCAACACCATGGTGGGGATCCACCACTGGTGTCCCAGTCGGCGCAGCCACGTTGAAGGGTTTTGCCGCTATCTGCTCGCCTTCATCGAGCCGGAGCACTCCGCCCTGGTCGCGGCGGCGCCCAACCCCTCCGCCACAGCCCTGATCCAAACTGGCCTGGAGCGGTTCGCGCGGCTGGGAGAGCAACCCGAAGGAGCGATCAGCATCAGCATCTACCAAGCCCAAGGGATGAAGCCCACCGACCAACCAGCAGGCTGA
- a CDS encoding trans-aconitate 2-methyltransferase, producing the protein MDLFAQQWASYRAVVEHNLMEHQAVAATTASTLENWLVARPADAQPPRMVDLGCGDLALLAPVLKRLPLGSYTGLDLTAEVLPLAQQALGTVAYPCRWLEGDLLRWARDAADEQEEPVDIFHSAFAIHHLSDQEKQTLLQCLRTRIAPGGLFIWVDVFREAGEARDAYVKRYLQRIASSWPQLSAQQQEHVSSHLASYDNPADRGTIETIASAAGWQWRWAWNGAHRAEAMAVLTPA; encoded by the coding sequence ATGGATCTCTTCGCGCAGCAGTGGGCTTCCTATCGGGCTGTGGTGGAACACAACCTGATGGAGCATCAAGCGGTGGCGGCCACCACCGCCTCCACCCTGGAGAACTGGCTGGTCGCGCGTCCAGCTGATGCCCAACCGCCGCGGATGGTCGACCTCGGCTGCGGCGATCTGGCCCTGCTGGCACCCGTGCTGAAACGCTTGCCTTTGGGCTCCTACACAGGCCTCGATCTCACAGCGGAGGTGCTGCCGCTGGCTCAGCAAGCACTCGGCACTGTGGCCTATCCCTGCCGCTGGCTGGAAGGAGATCTACTCCGTTGGGCGCGCGATGCAGCAGATGAGCAGGAGGAGCCGGTCGACATTTTTCACTCCGCCTTCGCCATCCACCACCTCAGCGACCAGGAGAAACAGACACTGCTCCAGTGCTTGCGCACCAGGATCGCGCCGGGAGGACTGTTCATTTGGGTGGATGTGTTCCGAGAAGCCGGCGAAGCCCGGGATGCCTACGTGAAGCGCTACCTGCAGCGCATCGCCAGCAGCTGGCCCCAGCTCTCAGCCCAGCAGCAAGAGCACGTGAGCAGCCACCTCGCTAGCTACGACAACCCTGCGGATCGCGGCACGATTGAAACGATAGCCTCAGCTGCGGGATGGCAGTGGCGCTGGGCCTGGAACGGCGCGCACCGAGCCGAGGCGATGGCCGTGCTGACGCCGGCCTGA
- a CDS encoding SufS family cysteine desulfurase, with amino-acid sequence MTSTLSAPQSAVAAQAGDLAAQTRPDFPLLAQTACLGQPLIYLDHAATSQKPRQVLEALQHYYDHDNANVHRGAHQLSARATEGFEGARAKAAAFVGAANPNEIVFTRNASEAINLVARSWGEANLRPGDEVLLTVMEHHSNLVPWQLLADRTGCVLRHAGLTDTGELDLNDLRSKLNERTRLVSLVQVSNTLGCLNPIAEVAALAHAAGALVLVDACQSLPHLPVNVKQLGADFLVGSSHKLCGPTGMGFLWGREALLEAMPPFLGGGEMIQDVYLDHSTWAGLPHKFEAGTPAIGEAVGMGAALDYLQAIGLDRIHAWEQQLTRHLFERLQAIDGLRILGPTPEQQPDRAALAAFHVEGVHANDIAALLDSAGICIRSGHHCTQPLHRHYGISGSARASLSFTTTTEEIDRFADELQGSISFLREHS; translated from the coding sequence ATGACCAGCACCCTCTCGGCACCCCAATCCGCGGTAGCTGCCCAGGCCGGGGATCTGGCGGCGCAAACGCGTCCTGATTTCCCTCTGCTGGCCCAGACCGCCTGCCTTGGCCAGCCGCTGATCTACCTCGATCACGCAGCCACCAGCCAGAAACCGCGCCAGGTGCTCGAGGCGCTGCAGCACTACTACGACCATGACAACGCCAACGTGCACCGCGGCGCCCACCAACTGAGCGCCCGTGCCACCGAAGGCTTTGAAGGGGCGCGCGCCAAGGCGGCTGCGTTCGTGGGGGCTGCCAACCCCAACGAGATCGTGTTCACCCGCAACGCCAGCGAGGCGATCAACCTCGTGGCCCGCAGCTGGGGTGAGGCGAACCTGCGCCCTGGCGATGAGGTGCTGCTTACGGTGATGGAGCACCACAGCAACCTGGTGCCCTGGCAGCTGTTGGCCGATCGCACCGGCTGCGTGCTGCGCCATGCCGGCCTCACCGACACCGGTGAGCTGGATCTAAACGATCTACGCAGCAAGCTCAACGAGCGCACCCGCCTGGTGAGCCTGGTGCAGGTGAGCAATACGCTCGGCTGCCTCAACCCGATCGCCGAGGTGGCGGCCTTGGCCCATGCCGCCGGCGCCCTGGTGCTGGTGGACGCCTGCCAGAGCCTGCCCCACCTGCCGGTGAACGTGAAGCAGCTCGGTGCTGATTTCTTGGTGGGCAGCTCCCACAAGCTCTGTGGCCCCACGGGCATGGGTTTCCTCTGGGGGCGTGAGGCGCTGCTGGAGGCGATGCCCCCCTTCCTGGGTGGCGGCGAAATGATTCAGGACGTGTACCTCGACCACAGCACCTGGGCCGGGCTGCCCCACAAGTTCGAAGCCGGCACGCCCGCCATCGGCGAGGCGGTGGGCATGGGCGCAGCGCTCGATTATCTGCAGGCCATCGGCCTGGATCGCATCCACGCCTGGGAGCAGCAGCTCACCCGCCATCTGTTCGAGCGCCTGCAGGCCATCGATGGCCTGCGCATCCTCGGCCCCACCCCAGAGCAACAGCCGGATCGTGCTGCTCTTGCCGCCTTCCACGTGGAGGGCGTTCACGCCAACGACATCGCTGCTCTGCTCGATTCAGCCGGCATCTGCATTCGCAGCGGCCACCACTGCACTCAGCCGCTGCATCGCCACTACGGCATCAGCGGCTCCGCCCGCGCCAGCCTCAGTTTCACCACCACCACTGAGGAGATCGATCGCTTTGCCGATGAGCTGCAGGGCTCGATCAGCTTCCTGCGGGAGCACAGCTGA
- the sufD gene encoding Fe-S cluster assembly protein SufD, translating to MAASLAAPAPAKGAWLETWLAAAPAASGELALLQQRGREALRQQPIPSSRNEDWRFTDLALLQTLPLTAASAAAAALPEVASGALRLNWNGSADPLADQALPAGLQRLSADEIAQGLGHTLAAAGCEQHWPVELNHAAAERVLALRVTSRSQVSLELVSAAGAGLQALRLLLLLEEKAELDLSQWIEAQGSGLHSLVIEAHLARGARLSHGLVALGQADAALLAHVALEQEPESDAQLSSVSSGWGLARLEPRAVQVDGSAQTTLRGLQLVDGQRIADTHSFVEFKGPEGQLDQLHKAVAAGQGRSVFNGAVRVPRAAQRTNAAQLSRNLLLSDRARIDTKPELEIVADDVKCAHGATVSSLQTDELFYLQSRGIGADQAAGLLQRAFCEEVLRELPAAARHWCSLERLLEAAA from the coding sequence ATGGCTGCAAGCCTCGCTGCCCCAGCCCCTGCTAAGGGCGCTTGGTTGGAGACCTGGTTGGCGGCTGCGCCTGCCGCCAGCGGTGAGCTGGCCCTGTTGCAGCAGCGCGGCCGTGAGGCGCTGCGCCAACAGCCCATTCCCTCCAGCCGCAACGAAGACTGGCGCTTCACCGATCTCGCTTTGCTGCAGACGCTGCCGCTCACGGCTGCTTCCGCAGCGGCTGCTGCGCTGCCCGAGGTGGCTTCAGGCGCCCTGCGGTTGAACTGGAACGGCAGCGCTGATCCGCTTGCGGACCAAGCCCTGCCGGCTGGTTTGCAGCGGCTCAGCGCCGATGAAATTGCTCAGGGCCTGGGACACACCCTGGCGGCGGCTGGCTGTGAACAGCACTGGCCGGTGGAGCTCAATCACGCTGCTGCGGAGCGGGTGCTGGCGCTGCGCGTGACCAGCCGCAGCCAGGTGAGCTTGGAGCTGGTGAGTGCCGCCGGTGCTGGCCTGCAGGCCCTGCGGCTGCTGCTGTTGCTGGAAGAAAAAGCTGAGCTGGATCTCTCCCAGTGGATCGAAGCCCAGGGCTCTGGGTTGCACAGCTTGGTGATCGAAGCTCACCTGGCGCGCGGCGCGCGTCTCAGCCATGGCTTGGTGGCCTTAGGTCAGGCGGATGCGGCCTTGTTGGCGCATGTGGCCTTGGAGCAGGAGCCGGAAAGCGATGCGCAGCTCAGCAGTGTGAGCTCCGGTTGGGGCTTGGCACGCCTGGAACCCCGCGCGGTGCAGGTGGATGGCAGCGCCCAAACCACCTTGCGGGGCCTGCAGCTGGTGGATGGTCAGCGCATTGCTGACACCCACAGCTTTGTGGAGTTCAAGGGGCCTGAAGGGCAGCTCGATCAGCTGCATAAAGCAGTGGCGGCCGGCCAGGGCCGCAGCGTGTTCAACGGGGCCGTGCGGGTGCCCCGCGCCGCGCAGCGCACCAATGCCGCCCAGCTCAGCCGCAACCTCTTGCTGTCGGATCGCGCCAGGATCGATACCAAGCCGGAGCTGGAGATCGTGGCCGATGACGTGAAGTGCGCCCACGGCGCCACGGTGAGCAGCCTGCAGACCGACGAGCTCTTCTATCTGCAGAGCCGTGGCATCGGCGCTGATCAAGCGGCGGGCCTGTTGCAGCGGGCCTTCTGCGAAGAGGTGCTGCGCGAGCTCCCGGCCGCTGCCCGCCATTGGTGTTCGCTCGAGCGCTTACTGGAGGCGGCGGCATGA
- the sufC gene encoding Fe-S cluster assembly ATPase SufC: MIRPDAPVLLEIRDLHARVEDKAILKGVNLTIRAGEIHAVMGRNGSGKSTLSKVLAGHPAYTVTSGSVHYRGENLLDLDPEQRARIGVFLGFQYPVEIPGVSNLEFLRVATNARRQEQGHEELDTFAFEDLVRERLKVVQMDPAFLDRSVNEGFSGGEKKRNEILQMALLEPLVAILDETDSGLDIDALRIVAGGVNQLANADNATLLITHYQRLLDAITPDYVHVMAAGRILRTGGKELALELEERGYDWVDQELAALAAEVA, from the coding sequence GTGATTCGCCCCGACGCTCCCGTATTGCTTGAGATCCGTGATCTCCATGCCCGGGTGGAGGACAAGGCGATCCTCAAGGGCGTGAATCTCACCATCCGCGCCGGTGAGATTCACGCGGTGATGGGTCGCAACGGCAGCGGTAAAAGCACCTTGTCGAAAGTGCTGGCTGGCCATCCGGCCTACACGGTGACCTCCGGCAGCGTGCACTACCGCGGAGAGAATCTGCTCGATCTGGATCCCGAGCAGCGGGCCCGGATTGGAGTGTTTCTCGGCTTCCAATACCCGGTGGAGATCCCCGGTGTGAGCAACCTGGAATTTCTGCGGGTGGCCACCAATGCCCGCCGCCAAGAACAGGGCCATGAGGAGCTCGACACCTTTGCTTTCGAAGACCTGGTGCGCGAGCGCCTCAAGGTGGTGCAGATGGATCCCGCCTTCCTGGATCGCTCGGTGAACGAGGGCTTCAGCGGCGGTGAGAAGAAGCGCAACGAGATCCTGCAGATGGCCCTGCTCGAGCCCCTGGTGGCGATCCTCGATGAAACCGATTCCGGCCTCGACATCGATGCGCTGCGCATCGTGGCCGGTGGTGTGAATCAACTCGCCAATGCCGACAACGCCACCCTGTTGATCACCCACTACCAGCGCTTGCTGGATGCGATTACTCCTGACTACGTGCATGTGATGGCGGCGGGGCGCATCCTGCGCACGGGCGGTAAGGAGCTGGCTCTTGAGCTCGAAGAGCGCGGCTACGACTGGGTGGATCAGGAGCTCGCCGCCCTGGCGGCGGAGGTGGCCTGA
- the sufB gene encoding Fe-S cluster assembly protein SufB — MSNAQAVGDLVSQPYKYGFVTDIETEKIAKGLSEDVVRLISSKKEEPAFLLEFRLRAYKQWLQMSEPDWAALGYPPIDYQDVVYYAAPKHQQKKASLDEVDPKLLETFDKLGIPLSEQKRLSNVAVDAVFDSVSIATTYKEKLAEHGVIFCSISEAVKEHPELIERYIGTVVPSNDNYFAALNSAVFSDGSFVFIPKGVECPMELSTYFRINSGDTGQFERTLIVAEEGASVSYLEGCTAPMFDTNQLHAAVVELVALDDASIKYSTVQNWYAGDENGVGGIYNFVTKRGQCRGDRSKISWTQVETGSAITWKYPSCVLQGADSVGEFYSVALTNNKQQADTGTKMIHVGPRSRSTIVSKGISAGRSANSYRGLVQIGPKAVGARNYSQCDSMLIGDQAAANTYPYIRSQQPQASVEHEASTCRISEDQLFYLQSRGIGFEEAVSMMVSGFCRDVFNQLPMEFAAEADKLLALKLEGSVG; from the coding sequence CTGATTTCCAGCAAGAAGGAGGAGCCTGCCTTCCTGCTGGAGTTCCGGCTGCGGGCCTACAAGCAGTGGTTACAGATGAGCGAGCCCGATTGGGCTGCCCTCGGTTATCCACCGATTGATTATCAAGACGTCGTTTATTACGCCGCCCCCAAGCACCAGCAGAAAAAAGCGAGCCTCGATGAGGTGGATCCCAAGCTGCTCGAAACCTTCGACAAGCTCGGCATTCCTCTGAGTGAGCAGAAGCGGCTCTCGAACGTGGCGGTGGATGCGGTGTTCGACAGCGTTTCGATCGCCACGACCTACAAAGAGAAGCTGGCCGAGCACGGCGTGATCTTTTGCTCCATCAGCGAGGCGGTGAAGGAGCACCCCGAGTTGATCGAGCGCTACATCGGCACAGTGGTGCCCAGTAATGACAACTATTTCGCTGCGCTCAATTCCGCAGTCTTCAGCGATGGCTCGTTCGTGTTCATTCCCAAAGGTGTGGAATGCCCGATGGAGCTCTCTACGTATTTCCGCATCAACTCCGGCGATACCGGTCAGTTTGAGCGCACCTTGATCGTGGCCGAGGAAGGTGCATCCGTGAGTTACCTCGAGGGCTGCACTGCCCCGATGTTTGACACCAACCAGCTCCACGCGGCCGTCGTGGAATTGGTGGCGCTCGACGATGCCTCCATCAAATACTCCACTGTTCAGAACTGGTACGCCGGTGATGAGAACGGTGTGGGTGGCATCTATAACTTCGTGACTAAGCGCGGTCAGTGCCGCGGCGACCGCAGCAAGATCAGCTGGACCCAGGTGGAAACCGGATCAGCGATCACTTGGAAATACCCCAGCTGTGTGCTGCAGGGGGCGGATTCGGTGGGTGAGTTCTATTCCGTGGCCCTCACCAACAACAAACAGCAGGCCGATACCGGCACGAAGATGATTCATGTGGGGCCCCGCAGCCGCTCCACGATCGTGAGCAAGGGCATCAGTGCCGGTCGCTCCGCGAACAGCTACCGCGGTTTGGTGCAGATCGGCCCCAAGGCTGTGGGCGCGCGCAACTACAGCCAGTGCGATTCGATGTTGATCGGCGATCAGGCCGCCGCCAACACCTATCCCTATATCCGCTCCCAGCAACCTCAGGCGTCGGTGGAGCACGAGGCCAGCACCTGCCGCATCTCGGAAGATCAGCTCTTCTATCTACAAAGCCGTGGCATCGGCTTTGAAGAGGCGGTGTCGATGATGGTGAGTGGCTTCTGCCGCGATGTGTTCAATCAGCTGCCGATGGAATTTGCCGCGGAAGCTGACAAGTTGCTGGCCCTGAAGTTGGAGGGCTCCGTGGGTTGA